From the Flavobacterium galactosidilyticum genome, one window contains:
- a CDS encoding trigger factor yields the protein MDIKRVAIDAVNETIVMTVVHMDYKGQVAKRINEKMPLATVKGFRKGAVPKDLVEKQYGKAIKQEEVQKVVDLALERFVQSERLNLLGTPLPKVNENFSWDAEELVFEYEIGLVPDFTLDLEGKNDVVKYVVTADDKLIDGQVARIQKQFGTAIPQEVVVADSDITGTFANEEAGINNATTIALDMFKDKATADKFIGKKVGDVVTVNTKDLFEDAHQLMDVMKIGHDDVHTIAVDVDFTIEAINGAELAELNQELFDKLFGEGKVATLDELKAKIKEDAEAQFAQQADQKLLADVQDFLIESTKFDLPAEFLKKWLQTVGEKKLSPEEAEVEYARSERGLRFQLIEGRAMATNEIKVTFEDLKAFTTKNIRQQMAQFGQTNPTDEEVQGIVARVLSNQDEVKRLSEQVVGEKMLELFKEKANPTTKEVTYEEFIAASYGE from the coding sequence ATGGATATCAAAAGAGTAGCAATAGACGCTGTAAACGAGACAATTGTAATGACTGTAGTTCACATGGATTACAAAGGTCAAGTAGCAAAAAGAATAAACGAAAAAATGCCTTTGGCAACCGTTAAAGGATTTAGAAAAGGCGCTGTGCCTAAAGATCTTGTTGAAAAACAATACGGAAAAGCTATCAAACAAGAAGAAGTTCAGAAAGTGGTTGACTTAGCTCTTGAGCGTTTTGTGCAATCAGAAAGATTAAACCTTCTTGGAACTCCGCTTCCTAAAGTAAACGAGAATTTTTCTTGGGATGCTGAAGAATTGGTTTTTGAATATGAAATTGGACTAGTTCCTGACTTTACTTTAGATTTAGAAGGTAAAAACGACGTAGTAAAATATGTGGTTACTGCTGATGATAAATTAATCGATGGTCAAGTAGCACGTATCCAAAAACAATTTGGAACTGCAATTCCTCAAGAAGTTGTTGTTGCAGATTCAGATATTACTGGAACTTTCGCAAACGAAGAAGCTGGAATCAATAACGCAACTACTATTGCTTTGGATATGTTCAAAGACAAAGCGACTGCTGATAAATTCATCGGTAAAAAAGTAGGTGACGTTGTGACTGTAAATACTAAAGATTTATTTGAAGACGCGCATCAATTGATGGACGTAATGAAAATAGGCCATGATGATGTGCACACAATTGCTGTTGATGTAGATTTTACAATTGAAGCAATCAACGGAGCTGAACTTGCTGAATTAAACCAAGAATTGTTTGATAAATTGTTTGGTGAAGGTAAAGTAGCTACGTTAGACGAATTGAAAGCAAAAATCAAAGAAGATGCTGAGGCTCAATTCGCGCAACAAGCAGATCAAAAATTATTAGCTGATGTTCAAGATTTCTTGATCGAAAGCACAAAATTTGATTTGCCAGCTGAATTTTTGAAAAAATGGTTACAAACAGTAGGTGAGAAAAAATTGTCTCCTGAGGAAGCTGAAGTAGAATATGCAAGATCAGAAAGAGGATTGCGTTTTCAGTTGATCGAAGGTAGAGCAATGGCTACAAACGAAATCAAAGTTACTTTTGAAGACTTGAAAGCGTTCACTACAAAAAATATTCGTCAACAAATGGCACAATTTGGTCAAACAAATCCAACGGACGAAGAAGTTCAAGGAATTGTGGCTAGAGTTTTGTCTAACCAAGACGAGGTAAAAAGACTTTCTGAGCAAGTGGTAGGGGAGAAAATGCTTGAATTGTTTAAAGAAAAAGCAAATCCAACAACTAAAGAAGTTACTTACGAAGAATTTATTGCCGCTTCATACGGAGAATAA
- a CDS encoding DUF2130 domain-containing protein has translation MNEIICPHCKKAFKVDEAGFADILKQVRDHQFEEEIQTRLNLAEKEKESAVKLAEANVRYSAQEQLAKKDKELTELNAQKDIELFQKLAQKETELLQLKSKIENAEVEKKLAVNEATQKAEKERDNLANDLKIKDTEKQLLEKSLNEKFSSELKTKDDIIKLKDEEITLRKDMKLKLSTKMIGETLEQHCETEFNKLRATAFQRAYFEKDNDSKSGSKGDFIYRETDEAGNEIISIMFEMKNEGDQTATKKKNEDFLKELDKDRNEKKCEYAVLVSLLESESEYYNSGIVDVSHRYSKMYVVRPQFFIPIITLLRNAAMNSIQYKAELALVRSQNIDITNFEEKINKFKDGFARNYDLASRKFKDAIDGIDKTIKELEKTKAALLSSENNLQLANEKTEDLTIKKLTHSNPTMKAKFDEL, from the coding sequence ATGAATGAAATAATTTGCCCACATTGTAAAAAAGCTTTTAAAGTTGACGAAGCTGGTTTTGCTGACATACTTAAACAGGTTCGTGACCATCAATTTGAAGAAGAAATACAAACACGACTAAATCTTGCCGAAAAGGAGAAAGAAAGTGCAGTAAAATTAGCCGAGGCAAATGTTAGGTATTCTGCGCAAGAACAACTCGCAAAGAAAGACAAGGAATTGACTGAACTCAACGCTCAAAAGGACATTGAATTGTTTCAAAAATTAGCCCAAAAAGAAACTGAGCTATTACAACTCAAATCCAAAATAGAAAATGCAGAAGTTGAGAAAAAACTTGCTGTCAACGAAGCCACCCAAAAAGCTGAAAAAGAACGTGATAATTTGGCTAACGATTTAAAAATAAAAGACACCGAAAAACAACTTCTTGAAAAATCATTAAACGAAAAATTTTCGTCTGAACTAAAAACAAAAGACGACATCATTAAGCTAAAGGATGAAGAAATTACACTTAGAAAAGATATGAAGTTGAAACTATCTACAAAAATGATAGGCGAAACACTTGAGCAACATTGTGAGACCGAGTTTAACAAACTTAGAGCAACAGCTTTTCAAAGAGCTTATTTTGAAAAAGACAATGATTCAAAATCTGGGAGTAAAGGTGATTTTATTTACAGAGAGACTGATGAAGCGGGAAACGAAATTATTTCGATAATGTTTGAAATGAAAAATGAGGGAGATCAAACTGCTACCAAAAAAAAGAATGAGGATTTTCTAAAAGAACTAGACAAAGACCGTAACGAGAAGAAATGTGAATACGCTGTTCTAGTATCTCTTTTAGAGTCAGAAAGCGAATATTATAATTCGGGAATTGTAGATGTGTCTCATAGATACAGTAAAATGTATGTGGTGCGTCCTCAATTTTTTATACCGATTATAACATTGCTCCGCAATGCGGCTATGAACTCCATTCAGTATAAAGCAGAACTTGCGTTGGTAAGAAGTCAAAATATTGACATCACCAATTTTGAAGAAAAAATAAACAAGTTTAAAGATGGGTTTGCACGAAATTATGATTTAGCAAGTCGTAAATTTAAAGATGCAATTGATGGAATAGATAAAACCATAAAAGAACTAGAAAAAACCAAAGCTGCTTTGTTGTCGTCTGAAAATAATCTTCAACTTGCAAATGAAAAAACGGAAGATTTAACCATTAAAAAACTAACGCACAGCAACCCGACGATGAAAGCAAAATTTGACGAACTTTAA
- the clpP gene encoding ATP-dependent Clp endopeptidase proteolytic subunit ClpP, translated as MNYGKEFKKFATKHQGVNSMYYDKIVGAMTPKNMTPYIIEERQLNISQLDVFSRLMMDRIIFLGTGIDDQIANIVQAQLLFLESADASKDIQIYLNSPGGSVYAGLGIYDTMQYIKPDVATICTGMAASMGAVLLCAGAAGKRSALPHSRVMIHQPSGGAQGVATDMEINLREMLKLKDELYHIISQHSGQTFDKVHADSERDYWMIAEEAKAYGMIDEVLIRK; from the coding sequence ATGAACTACGGTAAAGAATTTAAAAAGTTTGCTACAAAGCACCAAGGAGTTAATTCAATGTATTACGATAAAATCGTAGGTGCAATGACTCCTAAAAACATGACTCCTTATATTATTGAAGAACGTCAGTTGAATATTTCGCAATTAGACGTTTTCTCAAGATTGATGATGGATCGTATTATTTTCCTAGGAACAGGAATCGACGATCAAATTGCAAACATCGTTCAAGCACAATTATTATTCCTTGAAAGTGCTGATGCATCTAAGGATATTCAAATCTATTTGAATTCTCCTGGTGGAAGTGTTTACGCAGGATTAGGAATCTATGACACGATGCAATACATCAAACCTGATGTAGCAACTATTTGTACAGGAATGGCAGCATCAATGGGTGCAGTGCTTTTGTGTGCAGGAGCAGCAGGAAAACGTTCGGCATTACCACATTCGAGAGTAATGATTCATCAACCGTCAGGAGGAGCGCAAGGAGTTGCTACTGATATGGAAATCAACTTACGTGAAATGTTGAAATTAAAAGATGAATTATACCACATTATTTCACAACACTCAGGACAAACATTTGATAAAGTGCATGCTGATAGTGAGCGTGATTATTGGATGATTGCTGAAGAAGCAAAAGCATACGGAATGATTGATGAGGTTTTAATAAGAAAGTAA
- the nhaA gene encoding Na+/H+ antiporter NhaA: protein MKLSILFKEFYESEKAGGLILLFVTIISLALANSPIHSSYTAFWQFDMGGHSITHWINDALMAVFFLLIGLELEREIYKGELSNIKNASFPIIGAMGGFIIPACIFLLFNFGTATQSGAGIPMATDIAFAIGILSLLGNRVPTSLKIFLTALAVIDDLIAIIVIAIFYTKTIIWTNLLLALSVFVVLLILNRLKVKNLIPYLLGGAAMWFFMYNSGVHATITGVLLAFAIPFGNGDEKSTSYVLQHFLHKPVAFIILPLFAIANTSITIGTDWQNGLGEANSIGILTGLILGKPLGIVAFAFTGALLGLCKLPKGLQWKNIIGVGFLGGIGFTMSIFITILAYDDVALINSSKIAIILASITAGLLGFLFLKFTLKNNSKEEV, encoded by the coding sequence ATGAAGTTATCTATATTATTCAAGGAGTTTTACGAAAGTGAAAAGGCAGGAGGTCTAATTCTGCTTTTTGTCACTATTATTTCATTGGCCTTAGCCAACTCTCCTATACACTCTAGTTACACTGCTTTTTGGCAGTTCGATATGGGTGGTCATAGCATTACCCATTGGATAAATGATGCTTTAATGGCAGTTTTCTTTTTACTAATAGGATTAGAGTTAGAACGTGAAATCTACAAAGGCGAGCTCTCTAACATAAAAAATGCTTCTTTCCCTATTATTGGCGCAATGGGCGGTTTTATCATTCCCGCTTGTATTTTTCTATTATTTAACTTTGGAACTGCCACTCAATCAGGAGCAGGAATCCCGATGGCAACAGATATTGCCTTTGCAATTGGTATTTTATCCTTATTAGGAAATAGAGTTCCCACATCACTAAAAATATTCCTAACTGCTCTAGCTGTAATTGATGATTTAATTGCCATTATAGTTATCGCAATATTTTACACAAAAACTATCATCTGGACTAACTTATTACTTGCTCTATCAGTTTTTGTAGTACTACTAATACTTAACCGCCTCAAAGTTAAAAACCTAATTCCTTACCTTTTAGGTGGCGCTGCAATGTGGTTTTTTATGTATAATTCAGGAGTCCATGCTACAATAACAGGAGTCCTACTGGCTTTTGCAATTCCGTTTGGCAACGGTGATGAAAAATCTACTTCTTATGTATTACAACACTTCTTACACAAACCCGTCGCATTTATAATTCTACCACTTTTTGCTATTGCCAACACAAGCATTACCATAGGTACAGACTGGCAAAATGGACTTGGCGAAGCAAACAGTATTGGAATTCTGACAGGTCTTATCTTAGGTAAACCTTTAGGCATTGTAGCTTTTGCTTTTACTGGAGCCTTACTCGGATTGTGTAAACTCCCAAAAGGATTGCAATGGAAAAATATTATAGGGGTTGGATTTTTAGGAGGAATAGGATTTACGATGTCCATTTTCATTACTATTCTTGCTTATGATGATGTTGCACTAATAAATAGTTCTAAAATCGCGATAATACTGGCTTCTATAACCGCAGGACTATTAGGATTCCTTTTCTTAAAATTTACATTAAAAAATAATTCAAAAGAGGAAGTTTAG